The Xyrauchen texanus isolate HMW12.3.18 chromosome 25, RBS_HiC_50CHRs, whole genome shotgun sequence genome includes the window tccacgatggagtatggtacgttttgttacgttaactctatactctgcttgaaagcttcactttatttagttgaccagctactggaaagcttgcttctaaaacaaccaggccaatttaactgttacacttgtgtaaaatcaccatgcaacaactgctttataaagcacaatgagctagtagctaacagctagtggtcgtgttattgtttatggtcagtaatgcttgtgtcgcgtttaagatgatgatgtcactgcagtagaggcggcgcaactatgacgatcagcctataatcccacccacgttgaggcagcactaaactgcagtgaaaaagcaaactcagaaaagtaaagtgagtagagtcgagtcgaactgtaatgtgcagtggaaaagtgccataagtggAACTGTGGAATCGAGTCTCACACTCACATGCAAGGTCACCAGCACTGGGTTTTGCCTTGCAGGGGATTCAGTCAGCAAGAGCAGAAAGCGGATGGTACTCCACATGCGGAGCATTATGAAAATAACGGGGATGAGGGTGAGTTTCCTGTCTGCCATGGAGGACAATGAGTGAGAGACAGGACTGCTGGTCAGGATTGGACGGTACTCTGACAGGGCTGCATGCTTTAAGACATAACACAgaataaaacaagaacaaaaaaagagatcagCATCAACACCTTCAGTGTTAAATAAAGTGTAATGATAGCAATTGTTAAAAAAACGATCTTGAATTTTTCATGCATGAGCTAGGAGATGCCTTTTTCATAGCAATGAAATAGCAAAACCCAACCACTAAACCATGTGGTTTCAAATGCAGTCATGTTGTCATCTGATGCATGCACATAGGcacatccttagaaaagcccaAATAATAAGACATGGTGGGATAGATTGATGATTCATTtgctaaatggattgctgtggattgTAGGCTAATGATAGTCTTGTTCAATTATAtggaaattaacaatatattgcattctaaagcaaCATTTTGTATTGCCCAATCaatacttgtctgccacaataatgcaatgtatatttttattatctgaattttcatatttattatattctGAATTAAATTATAAAGACATTACTTCTAATATGGGGATAAAACATACAAGACATCTCAAGACACCCACGTTCTGTTTTATTCATTGCACTTCATCTGTTTTAGTCCAAAAATATAAGTTAACATCAGCGCTCGAATcgacaaatatttaaaatttcacattttaatttgacagacttaatatactgtatataacaaatTTTCAGCATGTGCAAAATGCAATAAATTGTGATTAGCTTTGAAAAAGGAAGCAATTAATCgtgaattaatattttaatcgactgacagcactaatatatgcatatacagatatatactgtgtgtgtgtgtgtgtgtatatatatatatatatatatatatatatatataaatgctgtCAGTCAATTTCGGGAATAATCacttttttcttaactttttccaaagttaatcgcgattaaaagggagggaaagagagagagaaagagaacaagtTCGacacaatttttaatttttaaatgaaaattctctcattatctaCGCACTTTCATTCCATCTCTATGActttttttgttctgctgaacacaaacaaaggtttttagaagaatatttcagctctgtagacccatacaatgcaagtgaattggtatcAAAATTCGGAAGCTCCAAATGCACATTatgtcagcataaaagtgatccataatactccagtggttaaatcaatctctacagaagtgatgtgataagtcagaaacagatcaatatttatgtcaaacACTGTGTCCGAATAGCCATACTTCTCTACTACAAAggcagtatgccaatggagtagtaggTCCGAATCCACAGTATTCAAGAAGCAGTAAGCGAGAAGTAcctggatgacctactatttctggTGAAATTCTAAAGTgcggatcgactggacacttaacgatcccataatccctcgggAGCTGAGGGGATgtcacattcaaaacacttgatttaAAGGAACAGCATTGAATCACAAATTGGACAGCTTTTCTCAACAGTAAGTGCTTTATACTAagataattgttccttgtgctcaaatggtttaacaaaaccagaacaGATAGTTTTAGCAGTTGTTGTTATTACATCATATATTAGGGTCATGAGATGATGCCAATGACCTGGATGAAGTATGTccgaaatctattcatactactcgcatgcCTTCCTAAAACAACATACTGTTTTGCCGGCGGATAAGTGCACCCTTCATCAAATAtagtacatactgtgacagtacgCTTTTTCGGATgcaacttaaaggtgctgtaagcattctttttcatggaaatgtatgcaaaaattgttcctactccctgagagatttaatgaaataagtgtcatgagatatctcatCTGTCTCTGTGACAACGGTGCTTTCGACCAGTCAATCATATTGCACTTTATCATAGTGTTGTAGCTGaggcaaattattgaggcttactgccatttttaagcaatgttttcataacagttgtcaaatgagggcgctattttgctgctgttgtttttagcaACCGTTTCTTCTTGATGTCAGTATaaaaagctcatttggtatctttggagtgcagggattttggaaagaggggggatAGCTAATCCAACAGTTTTGCCTTGTGGACATAGAAAggcaaaaatcacttacagcacctttaagtcaatctccactttcttctTCTGTTGCTTTTGgcgatttacattcttcatgcatattgccacctgttggcaggaaggagaatttaaagtaaaaatggacttacatattgatctgtttctcaccttttgaagacatggattcgatttaacaactggagtcttatggattacttctaaaatacctttatgtgcattttggacattaaaatgtttggcacttgcattgtgaggacctacagagctgaaatattcttctaaaaatcattgtttgtgcagaagagaaagaaagtcatacacacctaggatggcatgagggtgagtaaatgattaagcTGCCTTTGATGAACTGCAGTGGACTTACTGCTTTTCGAATATGTATCTTAATAAGGATATACAGGACTGGCAGAGTGACATAGGCGATGAACTCCCAGATCTTTCCTGTGAGCAGCATCCACAGCACATGGTCTTCAGCTTGGATGTTCACCCAGCACCAACCAACAGACACTTCAGAGGCATCATAGCCGATCTTCTGCAGGGAGAGGGCTGCCACAGTGATGGCGAAAGGAACACCCCAGCTGACACAAACAACAAATCACATGAACTTTTACAGAGGAAACATATCAAGATTCAGATAACTTCTATCATACTCTATCATGTGAACTGCATCACATACTCTTTCTTATAGTCTTCGTGGATGTAAAGAAAACTGACAGACTAAAATACTTTATGAAGCCAAAATATTATACCTAAAACTAGGGAGAAAACAACCTTCAGTTAATTATATGTAAATTGGGGCAAGCATAAAACCCTTTTGGAACTACAAATATAAACGAAGAACACTCAAATTAACAGATGGTAAATGCTGAAATATGGTATAAAAAGTATTGAAACTGACAATAAAGCAAAAGTGAAAGGTATTTAGCCCCTCCTGACAGAGGAAATATGCTTTGAAGAGGAAGAGTTTACCTGATAAGATGAGAATACAGCACCAAGTTATCGGCCTGCCTCTGGCTGGactttacaataaaaatgtacaagTAAATGGCAATAGCCACAGTCCAGAAGAACGAGCTTGTGTTCGCAAATGTGGAAATTGCACCTTGCGTAATGCAGTCCACAGAATCAGAGTGGAAGTCCCTCCAAACGCCGTACGAGTACgagagggcagacaacaggtcAGCGATAGACAGATACACGAGCAGTTTACGCGGTGTAGTTCTCAGGTCGCGCCAACTTACATACGTGCATATGATTAAAAGTGAACCAAAAAATGAAAGTACACATGACATTAAGATAACAACCTTTTCGTAAACATGCACCTCAGTCTGATTCGTCACGGCCATAGTTTTCCAGTTTATTGAATTTAAGTGTACCAGCCAGCGCCTTTGTTAAGATGTCTGTATATGTCGAGTCTTTTTCAAAGTATCAATTCAAATCTACAAGTATGGCATCCACCGAGATTTACAGTCCGTTTTCACTGACGAAGCATTCCTCTGCAAAAACAGACGGACTTTAAGATCCAGCAGCGTAAGAGGCTTGAATTCAGGCAGCCCAACAGCTTCTTCGCTACTAAAGAGGCAGTGAAATAATGTCTCGACAATAACAACAACATGGGATCAATTCTCTCTTGTTCCCATAACGAACTATATTTATTCTCCTTATAAAACAGT containing:
- the gpr157 gene encoding G-protein coupled receptor 157 yields the protein MAVTNQTEVHVYEKVVILMSCVLSFFGSLLIICTYVSWRDLRTTPRKLLVYLSIADLLSALSYSYGVWRDFHSDSVDCITQGAISTFANTSSFFWTVAIAIYLYIFIVKSSQRQADNLVLYSHLISWGVPFAITVAALSLQKIGYDASEVSVGWCWVNIQAEDHVLWMLLTGKIWEFIAYVTLPVLYILIKIHIRKAHAALSEYRPILTSSPVSHSLSSMADRKLTLIPVIFIMLRMWSTIRFLLLLTESPARQNPVLVTLHGIGNTFQGAANCIMFVLLTPSIRSRLVALLCCRGRDRPRSSESLFQNRENVYTSSHTEENSSPQTLEDSED